The genomic region CGGACAGGAGGGCCTGCGGGTCGTCGCGGCGGGCGTCGAGTTCTGCCAGCCACTGCTGCCGCTGCGGGTAGGCCACCGCCCGGCGATTGTCCGGATCGACCAGGCTCAGGTCCCAGAGTTCGGTGCCCTGGTACACGTCCGGCGTCCCCGGACAGGTGAATTTCAAAACGACCTGCGCCAGGGAATGGATGATGCCGAGGTCCGCCACCTTCCGGTAAAAAGGCTCAAACGAGGTCCAGAAGCTGCCCTTCGGATCGAGGAGGCGGGTGGCGAACGCTTTGGCCGCGGTCTCGTAGGCTTCGTTGGGTTCGCTCCAGTTGGAGTGGACTTTGGCTTCCCGCAGGGCTTTCTGGAGGTATTCGCTCAGCCGTTCGGCGTAGTTTTCGCCCGCCTGTTCCGGCATCGGAAAGGTGCCGGTCAGTGTCTGGTAGATGAAGTACTCGTCGTTGGCGTCCGGCCCGTCGGCCTGCTTCAGCGCGGCGTTGGTTTCCTGCCATTGCCGGACAAGCGAAAACCATTCGTCGGGCAGGCTGGTCAGGGCGTTGAGGCGGGCGCGGGCATCTTCGCCGCGTTTGGTGTCGTGGGTCGACGTGCCGTTGATCGACAGGGGCCAGTGCTCACGGCGGGCCACCATCCGGCGGTGAAATTCGGCCGGGGAAATGCCAAACGCGTCGGGAGCATCGCCGACTTCATTATGCCCGATAAAGCGGTTGTAGGTGTACATCAGCGTGTCCTCGACGCCCTTGGCCATCAGCGGACCCGTAAACTGCATCAGTCGCTGGTAAAACCGGAGCACCCCTTCCCGGGAGGCCGGGTCGCCCGTCGTCGGCTCCAGCAGCGCGGTTTCAAGCGTAGCCACGGCCGCTTCCAATTCCGGGTTTGCTTTCCGGATATGCCCGAAAATTTCGCGGAGTTCGGCCGTTTCGGCCTCGTCCAGCGGCCATTGGCTGCCGTAGAAGCGGTAGACCGGGCAGCGGATCAGCAGCTCGCCGATCGCCTCCCGCAGCGGGCCGGACTGGCTTTCCGGGCGGTGTTCATTGCCGGACAGGTCCAGTTCCAGAAAAAGCGAATGCAGGTTGGCCAGTTCGCCCTGCATGTGCTGGTACAGAATGTATTTCTTTTTCCGGTAAATCTGCTCGTGAACGGGCGTCTGGTCGCCCGTCAGGCCGGTGTAAAACTGCGTGAAGGCTTCCCGGCTCCCGGCGTTGGTGAACAGGTTGTTGACGTCCGACAGAAAATCGTAGCCCGTATTGCCCTCAATGGGCCAGCGTTTGGGAATGTCTTCGCCCGGTTCCAGAATTTTTTCCACGACGATGTACGTCTCCGGTCCGGCCAGTTCGCGCAGGCGGTCGAGGTACTGGCCGGGGTCGTAGAGGCCGTCGATGTGGTCGATGCGCAGGCCCTGAAACACGCCCGCGTCGAGCAGGGTTTTGACCAGCCGGTGGTATTCCGCAAAAACCGTTTCTTCCTGTATGTTCAGACAAATGAGGCTGTTGACCGTAAAAAAGCGGCGGTAGTTGATCTGCCGGTCGGTTTCGACGTAGTGACAGAGCCGGTAAATCTGCTCGTCGGCGATCTGCTTCACGCCTTCCGCCGTGCTGTTGACCGCATCCAGGCAGGTCTCCACGTACGCCCGGAAAACGTCGGATTTCATCAGGGCGACAAGCTGCTGGCGCAGTTCGTCGAAACGGGTGGCGTAGGCGGGCGCGTCCTCAATGTCGTGAAGCTGCGAAATCTGCTCCAGAAACTGCCGGACGGCTTCGTTCATGTGCTCTTTTCCGGCCCGAAGGATGGTGGCGTACGAACGCAGGTGCACCGGCCAGGCGGTTTCGTAGTAGTTCAGAACGAGCCGGTCATTGGCGTAAGCGACTTTCAGTTCGCCCCGGTCCAGCACCTCTTCCAGCGGCGCACCCAGAAACGGCACCATCAGCCGTCCGTGGTAAAGCTGGCTCGTCCAGGCGACGTCGAAAAACGGCGCGTAGAGCGACAACTGGCCTTTTTCGAGCACATCGGCCAGCCAGGGATTGTCGGGGGTGAAGGCCATGTGGTTGGGCACAATGTCCTGCAACCAGTGCATGCCCGCTTTTTTCAGACGACGGCTCAGGGCCAGCAGTTGTTCCTCCGTGCCGATGGCCGGGTTGATCCGGTGCGGGTTGACGCCGTCGTAGCCGTGCGTACTGTCGGGCGGCGCTTCAAAAATAGGCGAAGCGTAAAGCGTGCGAACGCCGAGTTGCTGGAGATAAGGCAGGATCTGGTCAAAATCCTGAAGCGTAAAGTCTTTGTGAAACTGTATGCGGTAGGTCGAAACCGGGTTATTCATAGCGTTGGTCGTAAATAAGAATCGATTCGGGTTGCAGCGTGACCTCGCGGCCGTTTTCCAGCACGGCAGGAGAGGCCGCCGGGCCGTTCCACTGCGGGTCGGCGGAGTCGAACAGCAACCGCCAGGGCTCCGATAGGGCCGGAACGGGAACCGACTGGGGCGTTTTTGAAAAATTCATCAGGCAAAGCACCCGTTCCTCGCCGCATTCGCGGAAGAGCCAGAGGGTCTGCTGCGCTTCGTTGTGGCCCACCTGCACGCAGGAGCGGTCGGGTCGGCGCAGGACCGGATGCTGCCTGCGCAACCGGATCAGGGCCTGGTAATACCGGAGCAGCGTCTGGTGCGGCTCCTGTCCGCGGAGGTTCCATTGCAGTTTCGACTGCCGGAACGTCGCCTCGTCGGTCGGGTCGGGAGGGTCGCCCTGCCCGCTAAAATAGGAAAATTCCCGTTTGCGGCCTTCGCGGACGGCCTCGGCCAGCCCGGGGTCGGTATGACTGACGAAGTACAGAAACGGCGCGGTCTCACCCCATTCTTCGCCCATAAACAGCAGGGGCAGAAACGGGCTCACAAACACCGCTGCAGGCAGCAGTTTCAGCATTTCGGCGCTCACCAGCTGGCTGATGCGGTCGCCCAGCATGCGGTTTCCGATCTGGTCGTGGTTCTGCGAAAACACCACAAACTGGTGGCCCGGATTGTGGACCGGCGGTTCGCCAAACCGCTTTTTCCGGTGCGGGGAGAATTCGCCGGTATACACGAAAGCATCCTGGTACGACTTGGCCAGATGGGCGATGCCGGTGAAATCGGAGTAGTAACCGCTCTGTTCGCCCGTAGCCGTGACCCGCAGGGCATGGTGAAACTCATCGACCCACTGGGCATCCATGCCGTAGCCCCGTTTGTGAAGCGGATCAATGAACTTGGTGTCGTTGAGGTCGCATTCGGCAATGAGGTAAAACGGCCGGCCGGTTTCCTGAACAAGCTCGTCCACCCGCCTTTTCATCTCGCGGAGCAGGTGGTCGGGACTGAAATCCTTGATGGCGTGAACGGCGTCGAGCCGCAGGGCATCAATGTGAAAATCCCGGAACCACATCAGCACGTTTTCGATGAAAAGCTGCCGCATGCCGTCGCACCAGGCGTCGTCGAAGTTGAGCGCCCGGCCCCAGGGCGTGGTATATTTGTCGGTAAACGCCGGTCCGAATTCGCCCAGGTAGTTGCCTTCGGGACCGAGGTGGTTGAGCACGACGTCCAGCACCACGGCGATGCCCTGGCGGTGGCAGGCGTCTACCAGCTGCTGAAGGCCCCGCGCTCCGCCGTACGAATCCTGCACGGCAAAGGGGTAGACCCCGTCGTACCCCCAGTTGCGGCCGCCGGGAAACTGCGCACAGGGCATAAGTTCGATGGCGTTGATTCCCAGCTCTTTCAGGTACGCAAGCCGGGATTCGATACCGGCAAACGTGCCTTCGTCAGTGAACGTACCCGTATGCAGTTCGTAGAGAATGTACTCTTCCAGCGGGATGCCCCGCCAGCCTTCGTCCGTCCACGGAAAATTTTTCAGGTCAAGGGCCTGCGAGGGGCCGTGCACGCCTTCGGGCTGCGAAAGCGAAGCGGGGTCGGGGCGGCGGGCTTCTCCGTTGAGGACGAACCAGTAGAGGTCGCCGGGCTGCAACTGGTACGTTTGCAGCCGCCAGTAACCCGGTGCGGCCGGCTGGAGGGCCAGCGTCTGGTTTTTATCGGGCAGAAAAAGCGCAGCCGCTTCGGCCAGCGGTGCCCAGAGCGATATGTCGGCTTGCCCGGAGTCGAACGAGACGCCGGGCTTCAAAGGTTGAGTAGCGGTCATTTCCATACAGAAAGACAACTAACGCAATAGCGGCGGGGTTAGGTGAAATTAGCATTTGGAGCGAATAAATCTTTTCTAACGTATCCGTCAGTGACACCGCCCGCCCCGTCAGCCGGTTGCGCCCGCGGTCAATGGGCTGACGGGGCGGTGGCTGCGCCGCATCACCCTGGCTCTTCAGGCCCTGACCGAAGCCGTGAGGCAGCAGAGCGACAGCTTCTCGTTTCTGTTAAAAGAACAAGTGAAGGTGAAAATTGGCTTGACTGCAACCTTCTCCAAAAGCGTTCCGATAACTGATTTTAGCTTCAATAACAGATGCAAAAAGCCTGCTCTCCGCAGGCTTTTTGCGTACCGGCCCTTTCAGGCCAGCAACTCCGTCACGGCCTTGCCTTTTCCGTCCGGCGTAGTGTAGAACGGTCTTTTTTCGACTTCGTACTGCGTGTCGGGCGGGATGCCGAGGGCGTGGTAGATGGTCTGGTGGATGCCGTCGATCCTGACCGGGTTTTCGATGGTTTTGCAGGGCCGTTCGTCGGCGGTTTTGCCGTAGACAAAGCCTTTTTTGACGCCTCCACCGAACATCAGGATGGAGCAGCCGTCGGTGAAGTGCCGGTGCATGCCGTAAAATTTCATGTCCGACAGAATATCCGGCTGGGAAACCTGTTCCTGCACCTTGGCGTCGGGGCGGCCTTCCACCATCATGTCGCGGCTGAATTCGCTGGCCAGAATAATCAGCGTCCGGTCAAGGTGGCCGGATTTGTCGAGGTCTTTGACGAGCTGCGCCACCGGACCGTCGATCATCTTTTTCATGTCCACCAGCCGCGTGTGGCCGTTTTCGTGCGTATCCCAGCCAAAAAACGGCTCGTATTCCGTCGTGACGCTGATGAAACGGGCGCCTTGCTCGGTCAGGCGGCGCGCCAGCAGACAGCCCAGTCCAAAGCGGCCCGTGTTGTAAATGGCGTAGCTTTCTTTCGGCTCGGTGCTCAGATCAAACGCCTTTGCCTCGGGCGAATTGAGCAGAATGTACGCCTGTTCCATCGACCGCCGCAGGGATTCTTTCTGGTAATCGCTGCCGAATTCGCCCATCGGCCCGCTGCTGATCAGCTCGTTGTACAATTGGTTCCGCCGCTCGAAGCGTCGGGCGTCCATCCCCACGGGCGGCCGTACGCTTTCGAGGCCCTGGCTGGGGTCGGGAATGAAGAACGGGCCGAACTCACTGCCCAGAAACCCGGCCGTATGAAACGCCTTCAGTTCCTCCGCTTCGCCGACGGTGAACCGCTGCCCGATGTCGATGAACGCGGGAATCGCCGGATTTTTCGGCCCCAGTTCTTTCGCAATCCAGGCCCCAAGATGCGGCGCGGCGACCGTCTGCGGCGGTTCGTAGCCCGTATGCCAGTGGTACTGGTGCCGCGAGTGCAGGATGTGGCCCAGATCGGCGGCGACGTACGAGCGGATGAGCGTCCCCTTGTCCATCACCTTGCCAATGCGTTCCAGCCCTTCCGAAAAGTGAATGCCGTCCAGCGCCGTGGGTACGGATCGGAACGTACTCAGAACCCGGTTTCCCTCCATGCCCTTTTCGAAAGGCGTGTACCGCTTGGGGTCGAAGGTTTCGGTATGGGCCATGCCGCCGGCCATCCAGAGCAGGATTACCGTGTCGGCGGTCCCGTTGCTCTGGCCCCCTTTGCGGGTGCAGCCCGTCAGCACCGAAGAGAACGGAGCGCCCGCAGCCATAGCAGCCAGGGCAGCAGCCGAAGTGTGGCGGAGAAACGCGCGGCGGTGCATGGTTTTAGGGGTTTAAGGTTTAGAGGTTATGGTTTAGGGTTTATAGTTTAGGGTTGCTTCGCTTAACACAGCTTTCGTCGAATAGCGGAGTAACTATAAACTCTAAACTATAAACCCTAAACTAATATATCAACTGAAACTCCGGATGCAGGGCCAGCGCCCAGACAAGGTCCTGGATGCCTTGCGGACTGGGACGGGGACCGAGCACTTTCTGCGCCACGGCCAGTTCCTTCGGTATGGGGTCCCGCAGCAGCGTTTGCCGGTAGAGGTTCCGGATCAGCAGGTCCGACGACGGGTACCGGGCTTTCCACTGCTTGGCGCCCCGTTGCAGCGCCCGGTTGAATTGGGTGCCGTTGGTCAGTTCGAGCGCCTGGAGCAGACTGGCCTGCGAAATGCGGCCCGTCGAGACGGTTTCCCGGTTGGGGCGGCCCAGCGCGGTCAGGAACGGGTCGTTAAGTACGAGCGAAGCGCGCGGAAAGCGGATTTCCTGCCGGATGGTCGCTGGAAGCCGTTTTTCCGCCAGCGCCGAATCCGGATAAAGCGGCGTGAAGGCCAGACTCACAGCGTCTGAGAACTGCTCGGCCGTGAGCCGCCGCCGCACCATCCCTTCAAACACAAAGTCTTTGGCCGTCAGCTGCGCCGGGTCCTTGACGGCCACGGACGGCAACTGGTAGGTTTTGGACGTCAGAATCGTGTACATGAGCTTCTTAACGTCATAGCCGTTAGCCACAAAATCAGAGGCCAGCCAGTCGAGAAGGTCCTGGCTCCAGGGTTCGTTGTCCATCATATCGACGGGTTCGACGATGCCCCGGCCCATCAGCTGCGCCCAGATGCGGTTGACGATTGTCCGGTAAAGCCGCCCGTCTCGGGGCTGGGTCAGGTAGTCGGCCAGCTGGCGCAGCCGCTCGGGCGTAGGCGCAGCGCCGTCGATTTCGCCCAGTTCTTTGAATAAAATCCGGCGTCCGGCCATCCTGCCCGTCGGTTTGTCGCAGCGGTGAATTTCCAGCGTCGAGTCGGCAAACAGGTTGGCGAAAGCGTAGGCATCTTCCAGTTTCCAGTCGCTGATAAAGCTGTCGTGGCAGGAGGCGCACTTCAGATTCAGGCCCAGAAAGACCTGCGCCACGTTCTGCGCCGCCTGCATTTCGGTGCGCTGGCTGGCGTTGATGGTCCCCCGCCACCGGATGCCTTTGATGAACCCTTCGGACTCTTTCGACGGGCTGATCAGCTCCCGGACGAAGCGGTTGTACGGTTTATTTTCCTTTAAAGACTGGTAAAGCCATTTTGTAATATCCCAGCGCCCGCCCGTGATGTAGCCGGTTCCCGAATAATCGTTGCGGAGGGCGTCGTTCCAGAAGGTGAGCCAGTGCTGGGCGTAGTCTTCGTTCCGGTTCAGCAGTTCTCTGACCAGCCATTCCCGTTTCTGCGGGCGTGGGTCGGTCAGGAAAGCCCGCGTCTGTTCGGGGGTGGGCAGCAGGCCGACGACATCCAGATAAACCCGGCGCAGAAACGTCCGGTCGTCCACCACCGCTTTCCAGGGCTGTTTATGCTGGTCGAAATAGACGTTGACAAACCGGTCGACGGGATTGGAAACGCCGGGTGCCTCGGGCGGCAGGGCGGGCAACCGGGGTTCGAGCGCCGCCACGCGGTAAAGGCTCCGCTCGGGACCTTTGGGCCAAGGAGCGCCCTGTTTAATCCAGAAGGTCAAAAGGGCTACTTCGTCTTCGGTCAGGCGTTTGCCTTTGGTGGGCATGGCTTCCTTGTGGCCGGTCGGCAGGCTGATGCGCCGAATCAGTTCGCTGTTTTCGGGCGAACCGGGGCTAATCACCGGGCCGTCTTCCCCGCCTTTGAAAAGGGTCTCTTTCCGGTCCAGCCGCAGCCCGCCTTTGACCTTCGCGGCCCCGTGGCAACTGTAGCAGTTATGGGCCAGAATCGACCGGACTTCCAGATTCAGCTCGCCGATCTGCTCTTCCGTCAATGTCTGGGTATTGCTGGCAAAAACAAACCGGCTCCGCCCGCCTTCCGGCGTTTCGGGGGGCTGCTGAGTTGGCAGAACGCTCGTCAGGTAATCTTCGCCGTGGGTGAGCAGCGCCCCGTAATGGCCCGCCAGCACGACGCCCAGCACACTGACGGTCAACAGGCTCCGGTAGAGCGCCATCCGGTGGGCCCGCAGACTGAGCGCGGCGGCCAGCGCCAGCCCCGTCGTGGCCAGTCCCGACCACTGGTGGACGGTAAGCGTGTCGCCGCCATACTCCTCCCCGTTTGCCAGCAGAAAGCCCAGCCCCGCCGAAACCACCGCGCCGGCGGCCCCAATCCAGACCAGCGCCCGGATGCCCGCCCGCAGGTCCGACGACCGCCGACGCCAGGCCAGGGCTTCGAGCCCCAACGCCACCGTCAGCAGACTGACCGGAAAATGCACAATCAGCGGATGAAGCCGCCCCAGAAATTGCCAGAGCCAGAATTTTTCCACAAAGATAACGGGTTCGTTGTCAGTGGTAAAAGAGGATGTCGGGGAGGGTCTACTTAGGGGAATGACTGAATGATTGAATGACTGAATGACTGAATAGCTTCGCCAAATCCAGAACCTTGCGGAGCAAATCAGTCATTTAGTCATTCAATCATTCAGTCATTCAAAATTCAATCACTACTCCTCCTCGCTTCCTCCCGCAGGCTTTCCGCGTCCCAGCCTTCGCCGATGCCTTTGAGCCAGCGGTCGGGGGTGTCGGAGCCGAGCAGTTGTTCGAGTTCGCGGATGCGGCGGCGGGCGGTGCTGAAGTATTGGCGACTGTCCCGGCGTACGGAGGCCAGTTCCTGAAGCGCCGCCTCATCGTGCCGCCGGAACAGCCGCGCCAGCCGTTCGGAGTGATACGCCCGCATGCCGAGCAGCCGCAGGGCATCGACGCCCATCCGGAGGGACGTGTCGAGGGTTTCGCGGTAGATATGGTCCACGCCGAGGTCGATGAAATCGTAGGCGTCGTCGCGGTCGTTGGCCCGCACCAGAATTTTCAGGTTGGGGAAATGCTTCCGTATGGTCTCGACCAGTTCCAGTGACTTCTCGGGCGAATCCAGCGCAATGATGATCAGTTTTGCCGAAGCGGCCCCGGCCGACCGGAGCAGGTCGTAGCGGGAAGCGTCGCCGTAATACACTTTCAGTCCCAGTTTTCGCAGCACGTCCACCCGATCGGAGTCGAAGTCCAGGACCGTCGTTTCGACGCCGTTGGCCCGCAGGAAGCGCCCGACGATGTTGCCGAACCGCCCGAAACCCGCCACGATGACGGGATTTTTCTCTTCGATGTTATCCGTCTCCCGGTCGGGTTTGGCGAGCGTACCGATGCGGGGCAGCAGCAGCCGTTCGTTGACCAGAAAAACAATCGGCGTCAGGGCCATGCTCAGGGCGACGCAGGCCGTCAGGATGCCGTTCGTTTCTTCACTGAGAACGCCGTTCTGCCGGGAAAAGGAAAGCAGCACAAAGGCAAATTCGCCGACCTGCGACAGCGCCAGGGCAAACGTCAGGTTCTGGTCGGTGCTCAGGCCGAAACGTTTCCCCAAAAGGCCGATAATCAGGGCTTTCAGGGTCATGATGCCCGCGACCAGCCCGACGATCAGGGCCGGATTCTGCAAAATGAGGTTGAAATCGATGGAAGCGCCGACCGAGATGAAGAACAGCCCGAGCAGCAGCCCTTTGAACGGGTCGATGTCGCTTTCCAGCTCGTGCTTGTACTCGCTGTTGGCCAGCACCACCCCGGCCACAAAAGCCCCGAGCGCCGGGCTAAGGCCCACGCTCTGCATCAGCAGCGCCACACCGACCACCAGCAGCAGGGCCGTGGCGATGAAAACTTCCCGCATGCCCGTCCGGGCGATGATGCGGAACAGGGGCCGCATGCCAAACCGCCCCAGCATCACCACGCTGATGACCGCCCCGACCACCGCCAGCGGCTGCAGCCATTCGGGCAGCGTGCTCAGCACGGACGGGTGCGCGGCCTCGCCGGATTCGGCGACGGGGTACGTAGCCAGTCGCGGCATGATGGCCAGAATCGGAATGACGGCCACGTCCTGAAACAGGAGAACGGCAAATGTGCTCTGCCCGGCGGCGGCCTGCATCAGCCCTTTCTCGTTCATCGTTTGCAGCACAATGGCCGTGGAGGACATGGCGATGATCATCCCGATGGCCAGCGCCGCCTGCCAGGGCTGGCCCAGCAGCAGCGCCCCGCCGCCGGCCAACAGCGTCGTCAGGACCACCTGCAGGCCACCCAGACCCAGGATCGGGACGCGCAGTTTCCACAGCAGTTCGGGTTCCAGTTCGAGGCCGATGAGAAACAGCATGATCACGACGCCGAATTCGGCGAAATGCATGATGTCCTGGCCTTCTTCCCCGACCAGCCCGAGCACGGCGGGGCCAATAAAAACGCCCGCCAGCAGATACCCCAGCACGGAGCCCAGCCCGAGCCGCTTGGCAATGGGGACAAACAGAACCCCGGCGGCCAAATAAACCATCGCCTGAAAAAGTACGGACTGTGTCATAGGGATTGCTGTTCGGTGATCAGATCGTTGAGGTAGGCCATCGGGCGAACGGCTTCCGGATCGAAGTCGTCGTCCGCCAGGCGGGTCAGCAGCGACCGGTATTGCCGGGCCGCTTCCTGAATGCCTTCGTCCGGCATCCGGTGGGTGCCGTGGACCACAAAAGGCGGCAGGTAGATCATTTTGCAAAGGGTGGCCGTCTGGTCAAACGGCGCCAGAAACTGCCGGATGGTGAACCGGTTGTAGCCCGAAGTCTGGTACGCTTCGTTCCGGCCCCCGGCGGTCAGCACGTTCAGCATCTTCTTGCCCGTCAGCGCGACGCCTTCGTGGCCGTAGGCCCAGCCGTGTTCGAGCACGAGGTCTTCCCACTGTTTGACCATCGCCGGAGCACTGTACCAGTAAAACGGGTGCTGAAAAATAAGGTAATCGTGCTGCAGCAGCAGGTCCTGTTCGCGGTCGATGTCGATGTCAAAGTCCGGGTAAAGTTCGTACAGGTCATTGATGGTCACAAAGGGCAGATCC from Tellurirhabdus rosea harbors:
- the treY gene encoding malto-oligosyltrehalose synthase; the protein is MNNPVSTYRIQFHKDFTLQDFDQILPYLQQLGVRTLYASPIFEAPPDSTHGYDGVNPHRINPAIGTEEQLLALSRRLKKAGMHWLQDIVPNHMAFTPDNPWLADVLEKGQLSLYAPFFDVAWTSQLYHGRLMVPFLGAPLEEVLDRGELKVAYANDRLVLNYYETAWPVHLRSYATILRAGKEHMNEAVRQFLEQISQLHDIEDAPAYATRFDELRQQLVALMKSDVFRAYVETCLDAVNSTAEGVKQIADEQIYRLCHYVETDRQINYRRFFTVNSLICLNIQEETVFAEYHRLVKTLLDAGVFQGLRIDHIDGLYDPGQYLDRLRELAGPETYIVVEKILEPGEDIPKRWPIEGNTGYDFLSDVNNLFTNAGSREAFTQFYTGLTGDQTPVHEQIYRKKKYILYQHMQGELANLHSLFLELDLSGNEHRPESQSGPLREAIGELLIRCPVYRFYGSQWPLDEAETAELREIFGHIRKANPELEAAVATLETALLEPTTGDPASREGVLRFYQRLMQFTGPLMAKGVEDTLMYTYNRFIGHNEVGDAPDAFGISPAEFHRRMVARREHWPLSINGTSTHDTKRGEDARARLNALTSLPDEWFSLVRQWQETNAALKQADGPDANDEYFIYQTLTGTFPMPEQAGENYAERLSEYLQKALREAKVHSNWSEPNEAYETAAKAFATRLLDPKGSFWTSFEPFYRKVADLGIIHSLAQVVLKFTCPGTPDVYQGTELWDLSLVDPDNRRAVAYPQRQQWLAELDARRDDPQALLSDLWENRYDGRIKLWLTHRLLTERASLADLFAEGEYLPLAVEGRHRDNLLAFARKHESDWIVVAVPLNHTRVAQQQGRVTLDLDWGDTEVLLPEGAPSRWQNLLLDTSGQAGNRLPVSLLFDEFPLAVLRLSEPKTERSAGILLSITSLPSRFGIGDLGPEARAFANFLRSSGQTYWQLLPLNPTVAQQGHSPYSAISSRAGNTLLISPEELVSQGVLTADDLSRHEIPNAGKADFAAAGQLRAALFEKAYRTFSEGNFPEMKSRFDAFCRQEADWLDDFALYLTLRHSQQEAPWYEWPDEYKHRRAEALAAFRDENREAIAREKWLQFVFFQQFAALKTYCHQRGIRLFGDLPFYISYDSVDTWAQPELFALDEAGRMTGVAGVPPDYFSETGQLWGMPVFRWDVLKERQYDWWVRRIGKNLELYDRLRLDHFRAFADYWEVAGGEPTAINGQWKPGPRADLFLVLGEKLGPLPLVAEDLGEIDEPVYALRDEFRLPGMKVLQFGFGDDTPTSDHIPHRFSANSLVYTGTHDNNTTRGWFEEDASPAARRWLERYVGHPVTAETVTVELARMAYGTVGHTVILPMQDVLGLGAEARMNTPGLGGGNWQWRLRPGQLTNREIRQLRELATVFGRRN
- a CDS encoding DUF1501 domain-containing protein, with amino-acid sequence MHRRAFLRHTSAAALAAMAAGAPFSSVLTGCTRKGGQSNGTADTVILLWMAGGMAHTETFDPKRYTPFEKGMEGNRVLSTFRSVPTALDGIHFSEGLERIGKVMDKGTLIRSYVAADLGHILHSRHQYHWHTGYEPPQTVAAPHLGAWIAKELGPKNPAIPAFIDIGQRFTVGEAEELKAFHTAGFLGSEFGPFFIPDPSQGLESVRPPVGMDARRFERRNQLYNELISSGPMGEFGSDYQKESLRRSMEQAYILLNSPEAKAFDLSTEPKESYAIYNTGRFGLGCLLARRLTEQGARFISVTTEYEPFFGWDTHENGHTRLVDMKKMIDGPVAQLVKDLDKSGHLDRTLIILASEFSRDMMVEGRPDAKVQEQVSQPDILSDMKFYGMHRHFTDGCSILMFGGGVKKGFVYGKTADERPCKTIENPVRIDGIHQTIYHALGIPPDTQYEVEKRPFYTTPDGKGKAVTELLA
- a CDS encoding monovalent cation:proton antiporter-2 (CPA2) family protein, with the translated sequence MTQSVLFQAMVYLAAGVLFVPIAKRLGLGSVLGYLLAGVFIGPAVLGLVGEEGQDIMHFAEFGVVIMLFLIGLELEPELLWKLRVPILGLGGLQVVLTTLLAGGGALLLGQPWQAALAIGMIIAMSSTAIVLQTMNEKGLMQAAAGQSTFAVLLFQDVAVIPILAIMPRLATYPVAESGEAAHPSVLSTLPEWLQPLAVVGAVISVVMLGRFGMRPLFRIIARTGMREVFIATALLLVVGVALLMQSVGLSPALGAFVAGVVLANSEYKHELESDIDPFKGLLLGLFFISVGASIDFNLILQNPALIVGLVAGIMTLKALIIGLLGKRFGLSTDQNLTFALALSQVGEFAFVLLSFSRQNGVLSEETNGILTACVALSMALTPIVFLVNERLLLPRIGTLAKPDRETDNIEEKNPVIVAGFGRFGNIVGRFLRANGVETTVLDFDSDRVDVLRKLGLKVYYGDASRYDLLRSAGAASAKLIIIALDSPEKSLELVETIRKHFPNLKILVRANDRDDAYDFIDLGVDHIYRETLDTSLRMGVDALRLLGMRAYHSERLARLFRRHDEAALQELASVRRDSRQYFSTARRRIRELEQLLGSDTPDRWLKGIGEGWDAESLREEARRSSD
- the treZ gene encoding malto-oligosyltrehalose trehalohydrolase; amino-acid sequence: MTATQPLKPGVSFDSGQADISLWAPLAEAAALFLPDKNQTLALQPAAPGYWRLQTYQLQPGDLYWFVLNGEARRPDPASLSQPEGVHGPSQALDLKNFPWTDEGWRGIPLEEYILYELHTGTFTDEGTFAGIESRLAYLKELGINAIELMPCAQFPGGRNWGYDGVYPFAVQDSYGGARGLQQLVDACHRQGIAVVLDVVLNHLGPEGNYLGEFGPAFTDKYTTPWGRALNFDDAWCDGMRQLFIENVLMWFRDFHIDALRLDAVHAIKDFSPDHLLREMKRRVDELVQETGRPFYLIAECDLNDTKFIDPLHKRGYGMDAQWVDEFHHALRVTATGEQSGYYSDFTGIAHLAKSYQDAFVYTGEFSPHRKKRFGEPPVHNPGHQFVVFSQNHDQIGNRMLGDRISQLVSAEMLKLLPAAVFVSPFLPLLFMGEEWGETAPFLYFVSHTDPGLAEAVREGRKREFSYFSGQGDPPDPTDEATFRQSKLQWNLRGQEPHQTLLRYYQALIRLRRQHPVLRRPDRSCVQVGHNEAQQTLWLFRECGEERVLCLMNFSKTPQSVPVPALSEPWRLLFDSADPQWNGPAASPAVLENGREVTLQPESILIYDQRYE
- the kefF gene encoding glutathione-regulated potassium-efflux system oxidoreductase KefF produces the protein MAKLLIQFAHPALEKSRTNRILLEAVQDLPFVTINDLYELYPDFDIDIDREQDLLLQHDYLIFQHPFYWYSAPAMVKQWEDLVLEHGWAYGHEGVALTGKKMLNVLTAGGRNEAYQTSGYNRFTIRQFLAPFDQTATLCKMIYLPPFVVHGTHRMPDEGIQEAARQYRSLLTRLADDDFDPEAVRPMAYLNDLITEQQSL
- a CDS encoding PSD1 and planctomycete cytochrome C domain-containing protein; the encoded protein is MEKFWLWQFLGRLHPLIVHFPVSLLTVALGLEALAWRRRSSDLRAGIRALVWIGAAGAVVSAGLGFLLANGEEYGGDTLTVHQWSGLATTGLALAAALSLRAHRMALYRSLLTVSVLGVVLAGHYGALLTHGEDYLTSVLPTQQPPETPEGGRSRFVFASNTQTLTEEQIGELNLEVRSILAHNCYSCHGAAKVKGGLRLDRKETLFKGGEDGPVISPGSPENSELIRRISLPTGHKEAMPTKGKRLTEDEVALLTFWIKQGAPWPKGPERSLYRVAALEPRLPALPPEAPGVSNPVDRFVNVYFDQHKQPWKAVVDDRTFLRRVYLDVVGLLPTPEQTRAFLTDPRPQKREWLVRELLNRNEDYAQHWLTFWNDALRNDYSGTGYITGGRWDITKWLYQSLKENKPYNRFVRELISPSKESEGFIKGIRWRGTINASQRTEMQAAQNVAQVFLGLNLKCASCHDSFISDWKLEDAYAFANLFADSTLEIHRCDKPTGRMAGRRILFKELGEIDGAAPTPERLRQLADYLTQPRDGRLYRTIVNRIWAQLMGRGIVEPVDMMDNEPWSQDLLDWLASDFVANGYDVKKLMYTILTSKTYQLPSVAVKDPAQLTAKDFVFEGMVRRRLTAEQFSDAVSLAFTPLYPDSALAEKRLPATIRQEIRFPRASLVLNDPFLTALGRPNRETVSTGRISQASLLQALELTNGTQFNRALQRGAKQWKARYPSSDLLIRNLYRQTLLRDPIPKELAVAQKVLGPRPSPQGIQDLVWALALHPEFQLIY